CAGCGAATCCCCCAGTGCTCATCGGATCCCCCTGTTCTCACCGAAACCCCTTGTGCTCATCGAATCCCCCtgtgctcaccgaatcccccagGGCTCACCGAGTCCCCCTGTTTTCACTGTATCCCCCTGTGCTCACTGTATCCCCCTGTGCTCACCAAATCCCCCTGTGCTCACTGAATCACCTTGTGCTCACCAAATCCCCCAGTGCTCACCGAATCCGCCTGTCCTCACCGGATTCCCCAGTGCTCACCGACTCCCCCTGTGCTCAGCGAATCCCCCAGTGCTCACCGGATCCCCCTGTTCTCACCGAAACCCCTTGTGCTCACCAAATCCCCCTGTGCGCACCAAATCTCCCGgtgctcaccgaatccccctgTCCTCACCGAATCCCCCAATGCTCACCTCATCACCCTGTTCTCACAGGATCCCCCTGTGCTCACCGAGTCCCCCTGttctcactgaatcccccagtgcTTGCCAAAACCCTCTGTGCTCACCAAATACCCCAGTCCTCACCGAATCTCCCagtgctcaccgaatccccctgTGGTCACCAAATCCCCCTGTTCGCACCGAATCCCCTAATGTTCACCAAATCCCCCAGTGCTCGCCAA
This DNA window, taken from Chiloscyllium plagiosum isolate BGI_BamShark_2017 unplaced genomic scaffold, ASM401019v2 scaf_97664, whole genome shotgun sequence, encodes the following:
- the LOC122544935 gene encoding extensin-like; protein product: LTDSTCAHQIPQCSPNPPVLSESPSAHRIPLFSPKPLVLIESPCAHRIPQGSPSPPVFTVSPCAHCIPLCSPNPPVLTESPCAHQIPQCSPNPPVLTGFPSAHRLPLCSANPPVLTGSPCSHRNPLCSPNPPVRTKSPGAHRIPLSSPNPPMLTSSPCSHRIPLCSPSPPVLTESPSACQNPLCSPNTPVLTESPSAHRIPLWSPNPPVRTESPNVHQIPQCSPKLLVLTESPWAHQIPLCSPNPPVLTESPILNESPSAHRIPL